The region CGTCTCGACCTTCCTGACGACGCCTGTCATCGGCGATGTCGCGCTGCTTCTCGCCGCAACCATCTTCCTCCGCATCCTGCCGACCGGCATCACCGGACGCATCTTCAAGGGGGCACCATGACCTTTCCGGCCCTTTTGCGTGCCAGCAGAACGCATGTCGCCCTGGCAGCGATCGCCACGACTGCCGCCATCCTCATCCTGCCGACGGCCGCACCGCTCTACACGCTGATCAACATCACGCTCTACATGTCGATGGGTGTCTTCGCCCTCAGCCTCGCCCTGCTCTGGGGCTATGGCGGCATCCTCTGCTTCGGCCAGTCAGCTTTCTTCGGGCTTGGCGCCTATGCCTATGCGATCGCCGCCCTCAATTTCGGCGACACGACACTCGCTGCCGGCTTCGCCGTTGCCGTGCCAGCGATTTTTGCCGCCGGTCTTGGCTATTTCCTGTTCTACGGCCGTCTAAGCGACGTCTATCTCGGCGTCATCACCCTGACCGTCACTCTCATCCTGTTCAAGCTGATCAACAGCACGGGCGGCGATGCCTGGCGGATCGGTACAGCCCGGATCGGCGGCTTCAACGGCATTCCCAATACGCCGTTGCTGACGATGCCCTTCACCACGGTTCCCCTCTCCCCGCCGCAGATGTTCGTCTTTGCGACCGGCGCCCTGTTTAGCACCTACGCGCTCTGCAAGGGCCTGATCGTCACTCCGTTCGGCCGCGCCGTCATCGCGGTCCGGGAGAACGAGATGCGGGCAGAATTGCTCGGCTACAATGCACGACGCCTCAAGCTTGCCGTGTTCGTCATCGCGGCGGCTATCGCCGGACTTGCCGGGCTTCTCTTTGCAAACTCGGTCTTCGTCAGCCCGACCATGTTCAGCCTCTCCATGGCAGCGCAGGTTCTGATCTGGGTCGTAGTGGGTGGTCTTGGAACCCTGTTCGGGCCTGTGGCCGCCTGCTTTGCCCTGCAGATCGCCACAGTGGCGCTCGGCAAGCTCGGGCTGGTCGACCCGAATATTGTGCTCGGCGTCGTGCTGATCATCTTTGTCGTCCTGGTACCTGGCGGCATTCAACCGGCTTTGACGAGCCTTGCTCGACGGCTCTTCGACGCGGACCGCCGCTCCGCCACGTCCCCGATCAGGGAGGCCGTGCAATGAGCGACTTTCTTCTCGAAGCCAAGGATGTCGCCATGCATTTCGGCGGCGTGAAAGCGCTCGATGGCGTCGATTTCCGCCTGAAGAAGGGCGAGCTGCGCTGCCTTCTCGGCCCAAACGGTGCCGGCAAGACAA is a window of Sinorhizobium sp. BG8 DNA encoding:
- a CDS encoding branched-chain amino acid ABC transporter permease produces the protein MTFPALLRASRTHVALAAIATTAAILILPTAAPLYTLINITLYMSMGVFALSLALLWGYGGILCFGQSAFFGLGAYAYAIAALNFGDTTLAAGFAVAVPAIFAAGLGYFLFYGRLSDVYLGVITLTVTLILFKLINSTGGDAWRIGTARIGGFNGIPNTPLLTMPFTTVPLSPPQMFVFATGALFSTYALCKGLIVTPFGRAVIAVRENEMRAELLGYNARRLKLAVFVIAAAIAGLAGLLFANSVFVSPTMFSLSMAAQVLIWVVVGGLGTLFGPVAACFALQIATVALGKLGLVDPNIVLGVVLIIFVVLVPGGIQPALTSLARRLFDADRRSATSPIREAVQ